TTAACACTCAATAGTCTAAACTGTAACATTTATCGATAACACCATTAATTTAACAGCAATAATACTGACAGCTTTATAATAAAGAAGTCTATAAGAGTGGAATATAATGATTACTTTATATAGTGGATTGAATTTCCTGAGCTATGGTTAACTATGATTATGTTGATTTTTGCTTCCCCGTCCCCTGGTAACTGAAATCGTCCATCCTGACACTCGGAACCGAACACCACTATACCTGATTGCTCTTGTGATCTGAAGTAAACGCGGATTAATACAGTTGAATTGATATGCTTCTcgctaattaataaaataaagctatATATCATTTATTCCGATTCTATAAACTCTCTGGATCGACGGCGTCGTCGTAGGTTAAACCTGCCGCCGAAGCGACGATGTTCCGTTCATTTTCAAGATCTATCGAATGCTTCAGATCATTTACTTTTTCGTGGCACGCTGGGTTTCCTGCGCGCGAGTGTAACACCAAGTCCATCAATCTATCTTTGATACTTTAAGTAAAGAGTTGTCCTCATGTGACCTCGAGTCGTTTCCATCTTAGAGGCTCGCATCCAGACAAGATTTACGTTGAAATTCAACTATCGATTGTAACTAACGGAAGACCAACACAATGTTAAACGGCACTTTCAAAGTCAATCATTAGATTGCTTAAACATGTAACCATGATCCGTTGTACTTCGTATTCAGTTCACTGGTGAAATTTTGGTGTGACAGCGCAGACAGGTGCCATGTAGTGTTCAGTCAGTCTCCTCAGCCTCTATGCGGACGCCGCTGGGCGCTCACTGCCGGACGTGGAAGCACTGGCACTAGGCGTGCGGGTGTCACGAggcgggggcggcgcgcgcgcccgcgccgcacgGGTCGGCGGGCGGCGCCACGGCCGGCGACACCGGCCCGCGGACCGCCTCGATGTAATCCTTTATTAGCGTCGCGATCTGGTACGCCTGTGGGAACAGTGGATGGTTTAATAAAGGCTGACGGAAATACTGCGGTATAACACTTAATGGTAAAGACTGTAACCAGCATTAGTCAGCAGCTGGTCGTTTAGGGGAGCACTGACCTGGTCGGTGGACAGCACGAGCTTGGCGTGCTTGCGCTCGGCGCGCGTGaccagcagcagcgcgcgcggcgcgggcgacACGGCCAGCAGCTGGTCGTGGTCGTGCGACACGAGCGCCGCGCGTGACCCGCGCCGCAGCAGCGTCAGCCCGCGCGCGTCCACGCCCAGCCACAGCGCGCGCGGCCAGTTCGACGTAAACGATTGCTGTAAATTacatttcacttaaaaaaatagttcaaaATTTTGGTGTTTTACTATGTTGTCAAACCGATTGAATggtattatgattggttttttggagtctttttgtattttttatttcaactccaaatttttttacttttgcgttacgttacttttacgggtatcccgtgaaaccatatcgaaaataaaaactgagacatggatgctcagaaaaaccagaaaaagagaccagagaaattcgtgtctagattcctgtccagcagtggtgtaggggttatagcacgcagcacggattgctgaggacctgggttcgattcccagtgctggtctctttttctggtttttctgtgcatccatgtctcagtttgtttttttcgaTACGTTTGAATGGTATCTGAAAATCATCTTAAAAACCTAGTGAAAAAGTGGCCGAATCTCGTTTGAAGCGTGACTAACCGAATCTCGTCtgcataggtttttttttaggagTGCGATATTCACACTTCGCTCATAGATGGTCCGTATTTCGCGGCTTAAGGTAGCATTTAAGTGTTGGTGATCGTGATCGCGACAGGCGACGCAACACGCCAATATCGAAATACCGTCAGCACGCGAGCGTGGAAAGGCTACAAGACTAGGTCTCACCATGACATCAAAGATGGTGGCCCTGGTGAGCGGCCAGGAGCTGGCTAGTGTGAGCGCGCGCTGCATGGCGGCGTGGGGGGGCGTCCCGCGCAGCGCCAGGTGGTGCAGCCGCACGGCGGGCGCCGGCAGCGCCAGCCGCGCGGGCAGcacggccgccgccgccgccgcgcactcctcgccgccgcccgcgcactCGCCGCCCACCACTTGCGCGTGCAGCGCTGCCACCATCACCTGTACAAAAACACACCACGCAACATGTACAGGGTGttacattcatatcggtcaatATGGGAAACTCTAACATATACTCAAACTATAACATATACGAAGATCGGTTCTTATGAGCCATGTCATCGATTTCAGTAAccagaaaaactgcattcatactttaaaaaaaacttgtactcagctcgggactAGGACCCGGacgttttcaaaataaaacttacattatttctatttggatatcgatagtgtagggCATAAGGTTCAAAAGGTATTGCTGGGTGGGATAGAACCggtcgtagtttttttttttgacattcataagtgcttcttatagcctaaattgaataaagatattttgactttgaatttgatGATTTCTACGTCGCTCGTTTTATTTTCCAGAGAAAATTTGTGTTccatgcatattccctattgcGGCTGCGAGGACTTGACCCGACCGGAGGCGCGGCGCAATTTATCTGTTCTTTGGAATCGTAATGCTCATAGCATTGTATAGCGGTTAACGGGCAATGCAATTAGAAAATCGGTTGTCGCGTAGTCGGCCCCGGatgccatttttttataatatacttaaaattTTCTGGGCTAGAAGGTAACAACGCGGTTTGAATCGTGaacttttttaaactttatcaaAAAGGCGACTCACCGCTTCGTCAGTCTCGATGGGCAGGCGGTCGTGCCTGATAGAGTGCAGCACTTGGTAATACAGTAATTCCATCTCAGCTGTGCAGGCCGTGTGCAGCGGCCGCTCGCCCAGGAACAGACGCTTCTTGAATACTAGTCTAAAAACACAAGGATAATTAGTCAATTGGATAGAGATAGTTGAAGGCAAGGCCTCGCCTAGCCATCCCTATACGTATAATGGGTGGTTAACAAGAGATGAGGTATTGTCTAAAGCGCAGCCACTCGCTATCGCATTTATCATTTCTTTCTACCCTAATCTCATATAACTGGATTATGGAAAGACGTGGTGTAAAAAAATGGGATTTCGAatgtgttagacaatacagtTCTGTTTGTTCTGGTggccaagtatttttttttatataaagctaATACGATGATTTATAATAACAGTATTAAAATTACTTTGTAATTATGATTACAAAAAGCAAAGTTTTAATTATAGTCATTGAGTCTGAGTTTGTCATGGTTATTAAGTAAGTAGATATTCAGTTAGATTCAAACAAAATTGATCACCTACTTAGTGTAATCAACCAGCGcacaatttatttaaacttttactAACTGAAGGAGCGGCCATACCGCTgtttaaaaaacggcgacggtacggaatcgcagagacgcatcgtatgcgcaccgtttttttgcatgctttccacaccgctgcataaaatacgcaaacggtgcggaaacgcagtgacgtgccgtaaacgtcacgacttttgttcggtaaagtcctgacgcttacggcacgtcactgcgattccgtaccgtcaccgttttttaaacagcggtgtggccgctccttataCCGTATGATAATCGTCTCCTGGGTCGTGAGTTCAACCAGAATCGGCCCAATATGAATCTGGCCGCAGTTTTTCCTCGTAGGCGGCATTAGTATAGGTACCTGCAAGCGGCGGCGGTGGCGCCGGCCTTCTCCCAGCGGGCCAAAACATCCCCGACCCGCTCGGCGCCGCCCAGCGCGCGCTCGCCCGCCCCCGCCGGCGTCGAGTTCGCGCACACCTCGTATAGCGCGTAACCTGTGCACACATCAGTATGAACGAATATGATCTAacctaaacaatttttaatacgAGATCAATCAAGACTCAATCATCAATCTACATTTGTGAACGAAATTTCAACTCAGTGAGACCACTAGAAGGAATTAAATTCGACTTTTGACTCGTAGATTTTAACTGACAACCTGACACGGTAAGTTAAAGCCAATAAAAATGTGTTTCTGATGTCAGacatattaatttaaacaaacaagTGAATTCAATGAATAATTGTCTGTCCAGGCAGGAGCGTTACTTTAATCGCTTTCATACACACATAGGTacagtaagtaaaaaaaaattacccttaTTGTGGCACGGACCGTCGTAATATAGCGCAATTATTTTGagtgatttatttttgtaacagtATTATTTTTAGCATTTAATGAACTATCAACAAATTATTTTGCTAACCCACGACTAACCTACCTCATCCTAAGCGGCTTAGggcgcgagtgagcaaagtaatctgggggcacggcagtgcccccgccaagtcgagcaaaacaaaaacaaaggcacggccgtaccatacttttctcgaatccattcaggctattttcaacattgtttaaagttcattgatatggacctcgtTAAGAAACgcctgattaattaaattacagcaTGTCAGTTATTGACCTGTGGCCGCGTCGCTGAGGCCGATCTTCTCCCGCAGCATGGCCACGAGGTGGTCTGCGGTGGCGGCGGGCCCGAACACCAGCCCCAGCTGCTTCCCGTCCAGCAGCAGCACGCGCACGTGCAgcggccgccgcgccgccgcgcacAGCAGCTCCTCCTTGGAGGGGGCCGCCGCTCGCCGGGGGACTTGGGCTATGCTCAGCGCCACCTAGTGACAGTTTAATATATTCTAAtcatagctgttgcccgcaacgcCGTCCGCGTTCAACCCATCTGTGCGCACGGCGCTATGTGTGGGTAAACACACAAACACGTAAAATAACACGTGTTGCGCTGTCTGACGACGACGGCCGCGTCACAcaaattataacctaaccaacaaaaagttggaaaacccccgactttgtcacttcaaagttcaatatctaaaaaacggctgaaccgattttgataaaacatgtctaagaaccatcgctataaaacctgctatcaaatcggtccacccgtttaagagctacggtgccatagacagacagacacacacagacacacttagcggtcaaacttataacacccctctttttgcgtcgggggttataaaCTGTATAATTAAAAGCGCACGCACACGcatgagttgaactatctgtattatGATATGTTTCCCGTGTGCACCGACCTGTTCGGCGCGGCGCGCGAACTTGCCCTCCTCGCCGGCGTGCAGCGCGGTGCCCCGGTAGCGCAGGTGAGCCAGCAGCAGCCGCCGCACCGGCTTGGTGGGGGGCAGCGCCGCGCCCACCGCCGCGCACAGCAGCGCCCAGTGCCGCGCCGACACGCGCGACGCCGGCTCCGGGTGCTCCGTCGTCTGGACACAATAGACAGTACACATCAGGACCGGGAACCTCCAACTATATTGGCCTAATAATATtcttgttttgtttcatttttcattatcattcaatacatatataattttaCATACAAACTTATACAAAACATTACTTATGTGTGCAGCAAGAGAGCAAAGGTGTTATTTATTCCTGGGATTGATGATTTtaaatcccgagtaagcgaaggattctataattgaattaCGAGTGTCACAAGCAATTTTAGGTTAGAATTCTGAGCGCAGCGAGatgcaaaaatactttgatcttgTGTGacatatgtttgtttgtttcacctcagcagcgagaacatacatattaaaggtaaaaaaaatatacaacacGGAAAAAAAGCTTAAATATAAAAGCCCCACGCGGTCGTCGCTCTCGCTCTGCCGGCTGCTGTCTCTGTCGCACGCACCTGCTTAATGAGCTGCACGTACAGCTCGCTGAGCAGCGTGTCCTTCTGCAGACAGCGCTGCAGAAGCGCCTGCGCGAGCGCCACGCGGTCATCGCTCTCGCTCTCCTGGCTGCTGACGCTGTTGTTGTTTGCCAGGTTGGTGGTGCTGCCCTCGTTCGTGTTCAGACCGGCGTGACTCATTATATCCTATTGACAAAATAGGAATGAAAACAAATCGTCGAAGACTCTCTTGGGCTAACCCCAGAAAATGATATTTAAAGCACcaacattttagcaatacggtCGGAATAATCGTACCGCACGTGATCGCATAGTGTCGCTACATTAGTGCTCTTGCCAAGTAAAATGAATCGACGCGGCATTACTGCCATGCGTCAGGAATTGTGAAGGCACCCTGAACAGCTGCATGAAAGTACATGGGACATGAACGGCAAAAATCCAAACACGATAGCAATTTACAAAAAGTTTACCACAACGAACCACTTCAGCAGTCCATGGTGGAGGGGGGGCATGCGGCTAACCTTGAATATCTGCATGGCGGCGACCTCTTCAGCCTCGTTGAGCTTGGTGAGGCTGTGCGGCAGCGTGCGCGACCAGCAC
This region of Choristoneura fumiferana chromosome 11, NRCan_CFum_1, whole genome shotgun sequence genomic DNA includes:
- the LOC141432972 gene encoding pleckstrin homology domain-containing family H member 1-like is translated as MEYGRYQKVDELGRCIVLESPQKNEAAWLMAAYSPVLANGLADEPPRRAAPASERSRLAAALKSARRALVDSGVLRRPSEVSAGNFLRNTLRRLSKHRLEKVRLDMAAETQGECYKGFPAGYWCWSRTLPHSLTKLNEAEEVAAMQIFKDIMSHAGLNTNEGSTTNLANNNSVSSQESESDDRVALAQALLQRCLQKDTLLSELYVQLIKQTTEHPEPASRVSARHWALLCAAVGAALPPTKPVRRLLLAHLRYRGTALHAGEEGKFARRAEQVALSIAQVPRRAAAPSKEELLCAAARRPLHVRVLLLDGKQLGLVFGPAATADHLVAMLREKIGLSDAATGYALYEVCANSTPAGAGERALGGAERVGDVLARWEKAGATAAACRLVFKKRLFLGERPLHTACTAEMELLYYQVLHSIRHDRLPIETDEAVMVAALHAQVVGGECAGGGEECAAAAAAVLPARLALPAPAVRLHHLALRGTPPHAAMQRALTLASSWPLTRATIFDVMQSFTSNWPRALWLGVDARGLTLLRRGSRAALVSHDHDQLLAVSPAPRALLLVTRAERKHAKLVLSTDQAYQIATLIKDYIEAVRGPVSPAVAPPADPCGAGARAAPAS